The window ACCGGTTATCTCGCGGCGTGAGCAAAATGCGTCGAGGCGACCCATTTCATCGGTCGAGCGCAGGCGGCCAAGAGGAAGGAATGGCCGACCCCCATCGAACGCGCAGCGTCGGGGAGCACCGCGGAGACCCGATCTTCACCCTCCTCGTGGACGCGCCGAGCCTGGAGGGGTGAGGAGGGCGCCCTCGGGATGGGTCGCGCCGCGCACGGATCCTCGGTGGTCTTCGCGCTTTTTCTCGGGCGTCAGGCCCGTAGCGGATCCAGGCCGCCGAAGCCGCGCCGCGGCAGGCCTGGAACGGCTTCCCTTCCGTGCGGGAACCGGGTACAGGAGATGTACCCGGCGCGACGGGCGCCAAACCTTTGTCCGAAATCACCGAAAACGTACATCGCTCGCGGCGCCTGCCTGCGGGAAGATACCACGAAGATTCTGGCGTGGAGGAATCATGAAGCGCTCTGCTCGATATGCCACGGCTCTGATCACGCTGCTCGCCGGCTCCGCGGCGCACGCGGGGGACATGGAGCTGCCGAATTACCATGCGTACGATGACGCCCCTGCGGTCGCGGTGAGCCCGCTGCAGAACCAGCACCTGGCCGGGGTCTCTGGCGTGACGGGCGTGGACGAGAAGCGCGGCGTGCCGACGTTCTTCTGGGCGCCGAAGGGCGGCTGGAAGGCGCCGGGCGCGCTCACGGCGAGGCCGGAGGCGTCGGCGCGGCTCTACCTCGAGCGTTACGCGGGGCTCTACGGCGTCGGCAAGCGCGTGATCGACGCGGCCATGCCCGTGGTGGTGAACGAGCTGACGGGCGGGGGCATCATCGTGGTGTTCCGCCAGAAGGTCGACGGGATCGACGTCTTCCAGAACGACGTCAAGGTGCTGATGACGCAGGGCCGCGAGCTCGTGGCGATCGCCGGCAACCTGCACGCGTCGGCGGCGCCGGGCATGAAGCGCGGCAAGAACTTCAAGCTGACGCCCGTGACCGCGGTCGCCCGCGCGTTCAACGATTTCTTCGCGACGAAGGTGCCGGTGAGCGCCTTCAGGGACATGAAGAAGATCGAGCATGATTATGCCTTCTTCGACGTCGTCGAGAACGACGAGACGCGCGCGGCGAACATCACGCTCACGCAGCCGGCGCGCATCAAGAAGGTCTATTTCCCGATGCCGGATCGGCTGGTCTCGGCGTATTACGTCGAGGTCTGGGGCGGCGAGAAGGGCGCGCTGACCTCCGAGCTTTATGCGTACGTGGTCGCTGCCGACGACGGGCGGCTGCTCATGCGCGCCAGTCGCACGCACGACGCGGCGCACACGTACCGCGTCTGGACGGACGGCCCGCCGAAGCTCACGCCGATGGAGGGGCCGATGGTCGATTTCGCCCCGCACCCGACGGGCGTGCCCGACGGCTCGGCGCCGGCGTTCACGGCGCCGACCCTGGTCACGGTCGACGGCTTCAACACGAACCCGGTGGGCACCTTCGATCCGTGGCTCCCGGCCGGCGCGATGGACACCAACGGCAACAACGTCGAGGCGTACGTCGATCACACGCTGCCGGACGGCCTCAGCGCGGGCGATTATCGCGCCGACGTGACGGCGCCGGGCGTCTTCGATCGTGTCTACGACACGTCCCTGCAGCCGAACGTGTCGCAGGACCAGGTGAAGGCGGCGATCACGCAGCTCTTCTTCCTGAACAACTACCTGCACGATTACTGGTACGACTCGGGCTTCAACGAGGCCGCGGGCAACGCGCAGGTGGACAACTACGGCCGCGGCGGCCTCGGCAACGACTCGCTCCGGGCCGAGGCGCAGGACGGCTACCTCAACAACCCGCCCTCGCTCGACAACGCGAACATGAGCACGCCGGCCGACGGCAGCCGGCCGCGCATGCAGATGTTCGTGTGGAGCGGCAAGCCGAACGCGAGCCTGACGACGAACCCCGGTGGCACGACGACGGCGGTCGGCGTCGCGGGCTTCGGGCCGCAGACGTTCGACATCGGCCCGGCGGACCTCGCGCTCGCGCTCGACAACTCCACGGACACGACGAACGAGACGCCCGGCACGTTCAACGACGCCTGCCAGGCGCTCGTCGGTAACTACACCGGCAAGATCGTGCTTTTGGATCGCGGCTCCTGCGATTTCGTCGTCAAGGTCAAGAACGTGCAGAACGCGGGCGGCGTCGGCGCGATCGTCGCCAACCACCTCACGCCCGGCCTGCCCCCGAGCCCGATGGGCGGCACCGACGCGACGATCAACATCGGCGCGCTCGGCATCACGAAGGACCAGGGGGACGCGCTCAAGGCGGCGCTCCAGGCGGGTCCGATCGCGGCGACCCTGTTCCGCGGGGAGACCATCCAGCGCGACGGCACGATCGACAACGGCGTGGCCGCGCACGAGTGGGGCCATTTCATCCACAATCGCCTCGTCAACGTGTCCTCGGTCCAGGCCCGCGGGCAAGGCGAGGGCTGGGGCGATATCGTCGCGTTCCACATGCTCATCCGTGAAGGCGACGATCCGAACGGCGTGTACGCGACGGCCGTCTACGGCGGCGCGACGTTCGGCGACAGCGCGTATTTCGGCATCCGCCGGTACCCCTACACGACCGATTTCACGAAGAACGCGCTCACGTTCAGGCACATCCAGGCCGGCGAGCCGCTCCCGGTCGGCATGCCGATCCAGCCGCTCGCCGCCGAGAACGAGGAGGTGCACAACACCGGCGAGATCTGGGCGACGATGGTGCTCGAAGGGTACGCGAAGCTCCTCGAGGACGTGTACGCCGCGACGCCGCGGCACACGTTCGACCAGGCCAAACGCAAGATGACCGATTACCTCGTCGGCGGCATGCAGCTCGCCCCGTCGAACCCGACGTTCACCGAGCAGCGTGACGGCATCCTGGCGACGGCCATCGCGTCGAACGTGGATGACTTCGAGGACCTCGCGACCGGCTTCGCCCTCCGCGGCGCCGGGTCGTGCGCGATCTCGCCGCCGCGCAACTCGACGGACAACGTGGGCGTGACCGAGAGCTACGAGGCGGCGCCGCAGCCGGTGCTCGTCTCGGTGAACGTCGACGACAGCGTGCTCTCCTGCGACAACGACGGCGTCATCGACGGCGGCGAGGTCGGAAACGTCGTCGTCGCGGTCCGCAACCAGGGCTGGGGCCCGCTCGCGGGCGGCACGGTCACGGTGAGCTCGACGAACCCGAACGTGTCGTTCCCGAACGGCGCGACCGCGGCGCTGCCGACGACGAACGTCCTCGCCGAGGGCTCGGCGACGATCCAGATCGCCCTCGCGAACTCGGTCGCGGCGATCACGGACCTCGAGCTCAAGGTCGACGTCTCCGCGCCGG is drawn from Polyangium spumosum and contains these coding sequences:
- a CDS encoding M36 family metallopeptidase; the encoded protein is MKRSARYATALITLLAGSAAHAGDMELPNYHAYDDAPAVAVSPLQNQHLAGVSGVTGVDEKRGVPTFFWAPKGGWKAPGALTARPEASARLYLERYAGLYGVGKRVIDAAMPVVVNELTGGGIIVVFRQKVDGIDVFQNDVKVLMTQGRELVAIAGNLHASAAPGMKRGKNFKLTPVTAVARAFNDFFATKVPVSAFRDMKKIEHDYAFFDVVENDETRAANITLTQPARIKKVYFPMPDRLVSAYYVEVWGGEKGALTSELYAYVVAADDGRLLMRASRTHDAAHTYRVWTDGPPKLTPMEGPMVDFAPHPTGVPDGSAPAFTAPTLVTVDGFNTNPVGTFDPWLPAGAMDTNGNNVEAYVDHTLPDGLSAGDYRADVTAPGVFDRVYDTSLQPNVSQDQVKAAITQLFFLNNYLHDYWYDSGFNEAAGNAQVDNYGRGGLGNDSLRAEAQDGYLNNPPSLDNANMSTPADGSRPRMQMFVWSGKPNASLTTNPGGTTTAVGVAGFGPQTFDIGPADLALALDNSTDTTNETPGTFNDACQALVGNYTGKIVLLDRGSCDFVVKVKNVQNAGGVGAIVANHLTPGLPPSPMGGTDATINIGALGITKDQGDALKAALQAGPIAATLFRGETIQRDGTIDNGVAAHEWGHFIHNRLVNVSSVQARGQGEGWGDIVAFHMLIREGDDPNGVYATAVYGGATFGDSAYFGIRRYPYTTDFTKNALTFRHIQAGEPLPVGMPIQPLAAENEEVHNTGEIWATMVLEGYAKLLEDVYAATPRHTFDQAKRKMTDYLVGGMQLAPSNPTFTEQRDGILATAIASNVDDFEDLATGFALRGAGSCAISPPRNSTDNVGVTESYEAAPQPVLVSVNVDDSVLSCDNDGVIDGGEVGNVVVAVRNQGWGPLAGGTVTVSSTNPNVSFPNGATAALPTTNVLAEGSATIQIALANSVAAITDLELKVDVSAPGSCTPTISSTSLRKAHFDDVPESATIENWESNLETWSAKNASGPSTEWDRIQPSTTSSNVVAHGNAPSGVHDERYESPDLVVGNGNLTMSLVHRYQFERSGTPAVNWDGAVIEVSADGGQTWSNINMFANLGANYNGNIGSPIASNPLLGQQGFTGQSAGFANGSNITTSANLGTQFAGQTIRVRFRIGTDEEVGTLGWFIESVSFNGLANMPFSSIVADEGMCGVDPNTPPIADAGPDQTVTSGDSVTLDASGSSDPDMDALTFAWTQTAGPGATLSAPSGTTTDFVAPTVAMDTVLTFEVAVNDGQASAVDTVDVLVQPPAGTSSSSSGTGGMGGAGGMGGAGGMGGEGGVGGGMGGAGGAGGGMGGAGGAGGGMGGAGGMGGEGGVGGTGGMGGAGGAGGAGGAGGMGGDGGMVAAGGMGGAGGDGGAGTGTGTGTGGGVDDTVVVGGCGCSVPGDEAPARGVGAMGGLLAMVGAWMAKRRRSSKRS